One Coleofasciculus chthonoplastes PCC 7420 DNA window includes the following coding sequences:
- a CDS encoding DUF2259 domain-containing protein, whose protein sequence is MKIASFVSPAIAASVILYLNPGYAAILNTSVRLAGFSPDNRHYIHLESYRDSVTEVPTAHLQIINIPNNSCVRNGCLRTNYNRDAYSLSNQAAENDLLQDTVTLRQDLGLNRLKVGIKLPVIDSTRQPDDSETVTFRLNNQPLQLRLEQRRIPSVLSGGTSPVERASMRLIINYQNQRLTLGTLNNYRDAVKGYRIREVRLSPNRSNIVVLLDMLQPTHEDVVKTTLVQSFSLQPFEN, encoded by the coding sequence ATGAAAATAGCATCATTCGTGTCTCCCGCGATCGCAGCCAGTGTGATCCTGTACCTCAACCCCGGATATGCAGCCATACTCAACACCTCGGTTCGCTTAGCCGGATTCTCCCCGGATAATCGTCATTATATTCATCTAGAAAGTTACCGGGATTCAGTCACAGAAGTTCCCACGGCTCATCTGCAAATTATCAATATCCCCAATAATTCCTGTGTCAGAAATGGTTGTCTGCGAACCAACTATAATCGCGATGCCTATAGTCTTAGCAATCAAGCGGCTGAAAACGACTTGCTGCAAGACACAGTAACCCTCCGACAAGATTTGGGACTAAATCGGCTAAAAGTTGGCATTAAACTCCCTGTCATCGATAGCACTCGTCAGCCAGATGACAGCGAAACTGTTACATTTCGCTTAAACAACCAGCCGTTACAACTGCGTCTAGAGCAAAGGCGTATCCCCTCCGTCTTATCTGGAGGCACGTCTCCAGTCGAACGGGCGTCTATGCGCTTAATCATAAACTATCAGAATCAGCGCTTGACTCTGGGTACTTTGAACAACTATCGAGATGCCGTGAAAGGCTATCGGATTCGAGAGGTGCGGCTATCTCCTAACCGTAGTAATATCGTAGTTCTGCTAGATATGCTGCAACCGACTCACGAGGATGTCGTCAAAACCACGTTAGTGCAAAGCTTTTCTTTGCAGCCGTTTGAGAATTAG
- a CDS encoding alpha/beta hydrolase: MPLNDQTQLILNQIKTLGLPPLNELEPIQAREQAAQADQFSHKPEPVARVENRLIPGSTVDIPIRIYTPAGNPPFPILVFFHGGGWVIGSLDAVDSICRTLANQAGCIVVSVDYRLAPEHKFPAAVEDAYTAIEWVAKNAASFQGDPKRIAVGGDSAGGNLAAVVALLSRDRNFPSLSYQVLFYPATQYGFDTDSHRQNGKDYLLTTELLVWFWHHYLSSAADGQNPQASPLLAGDLSNLPPALIITPEYDPLRDEGEAYGMRLQKAGVSVRMTRYDGTIHGFVGMAHVLDQGREALAEAAVALQSQFT, encoded by the coding sequence ATGCCATTGAATGACCAAACCCAACTAATATTAAACCAAATCAAAACATTAGGACTACCTCCCCTAAATGAACTTGAACCCATCCAGGCGAGAGAACAAGCAGCGCAAGCGGATCAATTTTCCCATAAACCTGAACCTGTCGCCAGAGTAGAGAATCGTCTCATTCCGGGTTCTACGGTAGATATTCCGATCCGAATTTATACACCAGCCGGAAATCCACCCTTTCCGATTCTGGTATTTTTCCACGGTGGTGGTTGGGTTATTGGTAGCCTGGATGCGGTGGATAGTATCTGTCGCACCTTGGCAAATCAAGCGGGGTGTATTGTCGTTTCCGTGGATTACCGTCTCGCACCCGAACACAAATTTCCTGCTGCTGTAGAGGATGCGTATACCGCCATAGAATGGGTGGCAAAAAATGCTGCATCATTTCAGGGTGATCCGAAACGGATTGCTGTTGGTGGAGATAGCGCCGGAGGAAACTTAGCCGCCGTTGTCGCCTTACTGTCACGCGATCGCAATTTCCCCTCCCTAAGTTATCAAGTGCTATTCTATCCTGCAACTCAGTATGGCTTTGACACCGACTCCCATCGGCAAAATGGCAAAGATTACCTGTTAACCACAGAGTTATTAGTTTGGTTTTGGCATCATTATCTCTCATCAGCCGCCGACGGGCAAAATCCCCAAGCTTCACCCTTACTGGCGGGCGATTTGAGTAATTTACCCCCAGCTTTGATTATCACCCCTGAATATGATCCCCTGCGAGATGAAGGAGAAGCCTATGGGATGCGCTTGCAAAAAGCCGGAGTATCGGTGAGAATGACTCGCTATGATGGTACAATTCACGGCTTTGTTGGTATGGCACACGTTCTAGATCAAGGTCGAGAAGCCCTAGCTGAAGCCGCCGTCGCCCTCCAGTCTCAGTTCACTTAA
- the msrP gene encoding protein-methionine-sulfoxide reductase catalytic subunit MsrP, whose product MTLIRVPKSWEIPENQITPEAVYFNRRRFLKTLVGASILPILGCQASSDSETNKELAATLNQPTVKSLNTNPAFANVDRPITNELLAGQYNNFYEFGSGKSIWQAAQALPTDEWKVEVTGLVKNPRTYDLDDLRKKFPLEERIYRFRCVEAWSMVLPWLGFPMRLLMEEVEPTSKAKFVRFTSYDDPQIRIGPAWSFSGKLPWPYTEGLTVEEMANDLAFFAVGIYGHFLPKQHGAPIREVVPWKYGFKGAKSIVKIEFVETQPATFWNTLIPYEYKFEANVNPDVPHPRWSQATEKFVGKGPNFSWERRETLPYNGYGEYVAQLYSTSRT is encoded by the coding sequence ATGACCCTTATCCGCGTTCCCAAATCCTGGGAAATCCCCGAAAACCAAATCACGCCTGAAGCCGTTTACTTCAATCGGCGTCGCTTTCTCAAAACCCTAGTCGGTGCGAGTATTCTCCCCATCTTGGGATGTCAAGCCTCCTCTGACTCGGAAACCAATAAGGAACTAGCCGCTACCCTCAATCAACCAACGGTCAAATCCCTTAACACCAATCCCGCATTTGCAAATGTTGACCGTCCCATCACCAATGAGTTACTGGCGGGACAATATAATAACTTCTATGAATTTGGCAGTGGCAAATCGATATGGCAAGCCGCGCAAGCCTTACCGACAGATGAGTGGAAGGTTGAAGTCACCGGATTGGTGAAAAATCCCCGCACCTACGATTTAGACGATTTACGCAAAAAATTCCCCCTCGAAGAACGCATCTATCGCTTCCGTTGTGTGGAAGCCTGGTCGATGGTATTGCCATGGTTAGGATTTCCGATGCGATTATTAATGGAAGAGGTGGAACCCACATCTAAAGCCAAATTTGTCCGGTTTACGTCTTACGATGATCCTCAAATTAGAATCGGTCCAGCATGGTCATTCAGTGGTAAACTACCGTGGCCCTATACCGAAGGATTAACGGTAGAGGAAATGGCGAATGACTTGGCATTTTTTGCCGTGGGGATTTATGGTCATTTTCTGCCGAAACAGCATGGGGCACCGATTCGAGAGGTTGTGCCGTGGAAATATGGGTTTAAGGGGGCTAAGTCTATTGTCAAGATTGAATTTGTTGAGACTCAACCCGCGACATTTTGGAATACGTTAATTCCTTATGAGTATAAGTTTGAGGCAAATGTCAATCCGGATGTGCCCCACCCACGTTGGTCTCAAGCGACGGAAAAGTTTGTTGGGAAAGGACCCAATTTTTCCTGGGAAAGACGGGAAACGCTTCCCTATAACGGGTATGGAGAATATGTAGCACAGTTGTATTCCACCTCCCGCACTTAA
- a CDS encoding inorganic phosphate transporter codes for MISIALIQLSLTAILAFYVAWNLGANDVANSMGTSVGSKAVTLRQALIIAGILEFTGAVLFGQGVATTLATRVIDPTLFAQKPQVLLLGMTSVLLACGLWLQIATSLGLPVASSHAVVGAIAGFCWVAIGVQAVDWGTLGRISLTWIITPVVSGILAAGFYSIINTSILRQRNPMVQLREWIPWLSAILLSIFGAIVMPSLFNRPFFYALPIPTHDLPIITVSVAAIVLSLISWRQLERSPLILPVNPEESKVQDIHILETGEAEIEANIAPPPNAVSPFPSAIEQQLARFQVLSACFVAFAHGSNDVGNAIAPLAAIAYIIATGTVPLTAFDIPLWILIIGGAGIVAGLAVWGKKVITTVGENIIPLQPSSGFCAEIATATTVLLASRFGFPVSTSHALVGGIVGIGLIQNWRTVRFQTLKSIALAWLITLPAAASLGAIIFISLRGIFL; via the coding sequence GTGATTTCAATAGCTCTAATTCAACTCAGTTTAACTGCCATTCTTGCCTTCTATGTTGCTTGGAATCTAGGCGCTAATGATGTTGCTAATTCCATGGGAACCTCTGTTGGCTCAAAAGCGGTTACGCTACGCCAAGCGCTAATTATAGCAGGGATTTTAGAGTTTACGGGCGCGGTTTTATTTGGTCAAGGGGTGGCGACAACGTTAGCAACGAGAGTGATTGATCCAACGTTATTTGCTCAAAAGCCACAGGTGTTACTACTGGGGATGACTTCGGTGTTACTCGCTTGTGGTTTATGGTTACAAATTGCCACCAGCCTGGGATTACCTGTCGCCTCATCCCATGCTGTGGTTGGCGCGATCGCCGGATTTTGTTGGGTGGCGATTGGGGTGCAGGCAGTAGATTGGGGAACCTTAGGTCGTATTTCGTTAACTTGGATTATTACACCTGTTGTTAGTGGTATTTTAGCCGCCGGATTTTACAGTATTATCAATACCTCAATTTTAAGGCAAAGGAATCCGATGGTTCAGTTACGGGAATGGATTCCTTGGCTAAGTGCTATTCTTTTGAGTATCTTTGGCGCGATTGTCATGCCAAGTTTATTTAATCGTCCTTTCTTTTATGCCTTGCCAATTCCTACCCATGATTTACCGATTATTACGGTTTCTGTTGCAGCTATTGTCCTGAGTCTGATTAGTTGGCGTCAGTTGGAACGTAGCCCCTTAATTCTACCTGTTAATCCTGAAGAATCGAAAGTTCAAGACATTCACATCCTGGAAACTGGGGAAGCGGAAATTGAAGCTAATATTGCCCCACCCCCTAATGCTGTGTCTCCCTTTCCCTCAGCGATTGAGCAACAACTGGCGCGGTTTCAAGTTCTCAGCGCTTGCTTTGTCGCATTTGCTCACGGTTCCAACGATGTCGGGAATGCGATCGCTCCTTTAGCTGCGATCGCGTATATTATTGCTACGGGTACGGTTCCCCTCACGGCGTTTGATATTCCGTTGTGGATTCTGATTATTGGTGGTGCTGGTATCGTTGCAGGATTAGCTGTTTGGGGCAAAAAGGTGATTACTACCGTTGGGGAAAATATTATCCCTTTACAACCGAGTAGTGGATTTTGTGCCGAAATTGCCACAGCTACAACTGTTTTACTCGCCTCCCGCTTTGGTTTTCCGGTTTCAACGTCTCACGCTTTAGTGGGGGGTATTGTGGGTATTGGATTGATTCAAAATTGGCGCACGGTTCGCTTTCAAACCCTTAAATCGATTGCTCTGGCTTGGTTAATTACGCTACCTGCTGCCGCTAGTTTAGGGGCGATTATTTTTATCAGTTTACGTGGGATTTTTCTTTAG